Part of the Musa acuminata AAA Group cultivar baxijiao chromosome BXJ3-10, Cavendish_Baxijiao_AAA, whole genome shotgun sequence genome, ACTGCCACTCttcttgctatattcgataaatcTATGAAGTGAAGGTTGCCATTTTTATCTAATTTATCACAGAACTGATTCACACATACATCCCGATATCTGCTATGGTGATGAGCAATGCCCTGCTTTGTCGATGACGTCTTGAATCTGGAGGATGAGAACAATGCAGGTATCTTGTATACTGCACATTGCATAAATGAACCTGACCATGGCAGTTTCCTTCCACATCTGCTGCTGTTTTTGTATTGCTTGCTTATCACCTTGGACGGTGGGTTTACGACTGGAAGAAAAGAAAATCGAATTCCTTCTTAGTTGAATGGATTGTTGGTTGGCATTGTCTGCCTGGAATTATAAGCAATTTCTTCATGCAGTGATTGCTTGCTCATCACCTTGGCCGGTGGGTTTACGACTGGAAGAAAAGGAAATCGAATTCCTTGGTAGTTGAATGGATTGTTGGTTGGCATTGTCTGCCTGGAATTATAAGCAATTTCTTCATGCAGTGATGGCTCGGAGGATATAAAATGGAAAGTAGTAATCATCCAAACAAGTTGAGCTTGGTTGGTCTCCTAATAAACTTGAATTGAGCAAGTGAATAGACGACATGCCTTTAAATTACGAATTACGTTGTTAGACTGGCAGTAACAGCCCTTCAAGGCGCGCCGAACACATTGCACTCTCCTGCAACTTTCTTTGCTGTGTATTATGCTTGATGAGAAAGGACAGCAGCAGAAATGATAGTAACGATGTGGTGGCGTATACTCTAATCGTGGAAGCTCTTCTACGGCAGAACGACGAAGCAGCAGTGTCACCACTGGTCGAGCACGATGACTTGCGAACTGTTATATATCGATCATTTTCCCTCATTAAATATACACGAAAAGGAGAAATAAAGGAAGCTTCATCCAACTTATCGAGAAAGAAATAACACAATGAAAGACGATTCGTTGCTGACAGTGGCCGGCAAATTCTCCCCCTTCTTACTCCTTGCGGACCGTGTGGAAGTGCTCTGGCGAGAGGTGGGAGTAGCTCATGCACTAATAACAATAAGTGGCTTGCAGCCGTTTCCATCTCCCAAATCCAATGTCTCAGTTTTCTCCGACAGATGACTGTAGCAAAGCCAACAGAGTGAGGTGTCGATGAGCCAGCAATTGGAAGTCCGTGGCATGCTTGCCATGGTGCTTACTCTAGTGATGAGTACACGAATTCGTGGCATGTGAATCTTTCCACCCTTAATTCCCCCAGAGGAATACACAGACTGTGTCACAGTCACACGTAAGAAACACACTGAGAAAGGCAAACGTTCACGTGATGAATGCTTCCTCCTTATCTACCTCTCGTTGGTTCTTGTTTGGTTCTCCATCGTAAGGAGCCTTCCACTCCAGAGGAGAGGAGGGAGCCATGAGCTTCGGGAGCAAGTCTTCTGTGAGCTGCGCAGACGCTCGTTGGCCGGTTAGACCAAGCTACAAGTGGCCGGAGTCCGACGCCGAGTTCGTGAAGTCGATGGCAGGAAGAAGGGGTGAAAGAGGCAGCCATCGCGATGGGAGGAAGAAGTGGAGTCCGAGTCCGATGGTGGTGGATAGCTATTCCTGCCGGCAGATGTACCTGAGGAGCTACACCTTCTCCAAGGAGGAGACTGTCACGGAGAAGGCACGGCAGTGCCTCGGGAAAGTCAAGGAGCGAGCTGCTCTTCTGTTCCCTTTTCTCCAGCAGAATTCTGAGAGCGGCAATGAAATGAACGGACGTAACagcaggaggaagaagaagaagaagaagggttgcGGAACAGACAGGGAGCTGAGAGAGATCTCCTACTCGGCACTGTTCTCCATTTTCTACCGACTCCTCTTGTGCACCGCTGGCGTCGAAGTTGCTGACCGAAGATAAACCAACGTGTTAATTTTGCTGGATCTCTCTCCATACAAGTACAAATTTGTTCTATGTATTCTCAGAAGTTGGTGTTTTGTATCTGTGTATCGTACTAAAATATCAGAATTAAGAGTCGCAATATTACTTTTATACTCTGCAGCTTTTGAAGAACTCGATAAGAACTCCTTGCAGAAGTTGTCATTACACATCCTATTTCAAGTTGTTCCAAGGATGAAATATTATACATTCAATTTGTATCATCCTTTATAAGTGCTGTCCGTGTAAGCCTCTGAGATAAACAtacagactctctctctctctctctaaaacacATCACACCAATTCTGCTTATTTAGTGAGAAGCATGCATGAACATCTCTTTTTGTGTGGCGGCCAACAAAAGTTGTGGAAGATCTCATGGACTGTCTTGTGTGCAGCTTAGAAGAGGCTGCTCGCATAGTGCCCACTGGGGAGAACGTTCTTGTTGATGTGCCTCACATGGTCACAAAGTGTTTGATCCTACATCTGTCCTTATTTGATTCTCGGCAACAAAGTCTTGTTAAGCTTTCTTCTCATGGTTAGAATACGTTTGTGAAACTCGAGCTTTCCCCTTAAAATGTAACCCGATCGGTTGGTATCTCACAGTTGGATTGTTTTATATGTAATTAATACTGGTTTCATTACTTAGATTTGTGGGGGGAGATACTGATGATTAAGTTTCGAGTTCCAAAGATGATTCCTGTTGTCCATCAATCATCTCACTCTCGCTATTCAGATGGAAAGGATCGAAAAGTCCAAGTTCAAGAATAGTATGTTGCATAtgttggccttctcctattgcCCAGCCTTTCTTTCCTTCAGTCAACATCAGTACATTTTCCACATCTTTGCAACTCTGGACAGACATCAAAGTAATGACACCACTCGTGGATTCCACAGCAACCATTGTGGAACACCCATGGTGGCTACAGGAAGAACAAAAGCAGAGCCATGCGACTGCTGATGTTTCTTCTACTGTAATGTCAACTTTCTGTGATCCTGAATCGCAGCAAAACTAATGGTTATGGTTTGCTGAGGACGCGTGGATTGGTTGGAGCAGATGATGGCACGGTTGAGAGGAGCAGCCACTGCCACAGGGGTTCCATTTTCAAGGACCAACCAAGTGAGCAGAGACCAAAGTAGAGCTATCAGATTTTgctatgaaaaaatatatatataggttgGAAGAGATGATGCATAGACCCAAAATATATGTTCATATATATCAGCTAAGCATGTCAGTTTCTGCAAACCCATTACAAGAGAAGATTAAAGATCATACAACATCTTCATGTCCCAGCTATTAATTACAAGGAAATGTCAAACTAGCTTAGCTGAAGTAGCTGATGACTTCAAAGAGACATTTAACAGATCGTTTATGTCATCCCACACAACAGGTTCTTCCGATTGAGACTGCCTGCCAGATGAGTATTAACACAAAAATGTCATGCACTGCTAAAAAACGGAGAAGAAAGAATGGTGCAACATACTGATACGTAtctgaactttggaagaccagcaTAAACTTTGGTTACAGTCGAAAACAAGGAAGAAAGAACAGTAGCACACACTGATATGTAACTGAGACATAACAAGGCTTTGCAACATTTGCTTGTTTCTTCCTTCCCCTCCTCATGTAGAGTGTCAAGAAAACCGCAACCATAACTTTTGGTCTCCCTGTCTTTTGAAATTTCAGATACTCATATGTATCTGTTGCATGTTTCATACTGATATGTATCATCAAATATTAGATAATTTGAGTAAACTCTTCGTATGTAACATCATGTTTCAGGTTTCAATTAAAGGAGGCCGAATCTAACAAGGAATCGTTTGAAGGAATCTTTGTTTCCTATACCAACAACTACAAATAATTTGGCACTTCATCAAACTGTAACGCCACTTTGAATCGAACCTAATCCAACCCTAAAGCGAACATTAAGATTCGGGTAGATAATATATGATCATATGGGATAAGAAATCAGCGGACGAAACGATTGGAACGACTTACGCCGGCGTCGAGATGACGAGTGCACAACAACGCAACGAAGGTTGACTAATTTGGGCAAGCGCGATGCTTCCTGGAAATTTCACTATGGTACATTAAATATATCGTGTAACGCCGGGAAGGTAAAGCCGCCCACCCCAGTTGCGTGGTTCTGCGTCTTACGCTGGCCTTATGACTGGAAGAATCTGAGGGGCCC contains:
- the LOC104000996 gene encoding uncharacterized protein LOC104000996, with the protein product MSFGSKSSVSCADARWPVRPSYKWPESDAEFVKSMAGRRGERGSHRDGRKKWSPSPMVVDSYSCRQMYLRSYTFSKEETVTEKARQCLGKVKERAALLFPFLQQNSESGNEMNGRNSRRKKKKKKGCGTDRELREISYSALFSIFYRLLLCTAGVEVADRR